A single Xiphias gladius isolate SHS-SW01 ecotype Sanya breed wild chromosome 18, ASM1685928v1, whole genome shotgun sequence DNA region contains:
- the csde1 gene encoding cold shock domain-containing protein E1 isoform X5, with product MGSPWKGFVEFTLPASPPTAFVSADLSSTSPVGLSLSPYGRSHIQVLSPVSEMERGSSEPPVARKTGSAPSTSTGPMPIPRSSSVSCHPHPGSKKHKRTPLYQRSMSFDPGMLHNNGHTAYANGTGPGIRETGVVEKLLTSYGFIQCSERQDRLFFHCSQYNGNLQELKIGDDVEFEVSSDRRTGKPIAVKLLKIKPEVLPEERISGQVGPDLHAYPFTVLHGYIHPVVSAIPVHLDGKSAPVQVPTGSVCYERNGEVFYLTYTPDDVEGNIHLDTGDKVSFYMETNKHTGAVSARNIQLVKKKQMRCQGVVCATKEAFGFIERADVVKEIFFHYSEFKGDLEALQAGDDVEFTIKDRNGKEVATDVRLLPQGTVIFEDISIEQFEGTVVKVIPKVPTKNQNDPLPGRISARIGFTDKELPFGEKDTKSKVTLLEGDHIQFNISTDRRDKLERATNIDILPDTFNFTKETREMGVIAAIRDGFGFIKCVDRDARMFFHFSEVLEESQLHISDEVEFTVVPDMLSAQRNHAVRIKKLPKGTVSFHTQSEQRFMGVVEKEVVAVTTKNASPTKGKDKESEEGVIAYEDCGVKLTVPYHAKDLEGGSHPQVGDKVEFSINEVKRTGQQSAVSIRVLNRNASNAKRLHGFVATLKDNFGFIETANHDQEIFFHYSEMCGDLENLELGDTVEYTLSKGKGNKVSAEKVTKVAAVNGIGEDVGVTVMMGKVIRPLRSVDPSQTEYQGLIELTDEGGAKGQNYPFGIMGMANKADCLQKGELVKFQVCTVAQTGQKMACNVVPQRRAMVECVKDQFGFITYEVGESKKLFFHVKEVQDGLELQTGDEVEFSVVLNQRTGKCSACNVRRVSEGPKPVVTPRPDRLVNRLKSITLDDASAPRLVIVRQPRGPDNSKGFNVERKTRQPGVID from the exons ATGGGCAGCCCCTGGAAAGGCTTTGTTGAGTTTACCTTGCCTGCGTCGCCACCCACCGCGTTCGTTAGCGCTGACCTGAGCAGCACCTCCCCTGTCGGACTCAGCCTGTCGCCATATGGCCGATCC CATATTCAAGTCCTATCCCCAGTGTCAGAAATGGAACGAGGGTCTTCTGAACCTCCTGTGGCTCGCAAAACTGGCTCTGCCCCATCTACCTCTACTGGTCCCATGCCTATCCCCcgctcctcctctgtctcttgcCATCCCCACCCAGGAAGTAAAAAACATAAGCGGACTCCCTTGTATCAGAGATCA ATGAGCTTTGACCCAGGGATGCTCCATAACAATGGGCACACTGCATATGCCAATGGCACAGGACCTGGCATTAGAGAGACTGGTGTGGTGGAGAAGCTCCTGACTTCCTACGGGTTCATCCAGTGCTCTGAACGTCAGGATCGTCTCTTTTTCCACTGCTCTCAGTACAATGGCAACCTGCAGGAGCTTAAAATAGGAG ATGATGTAGAGTTTGAGGTATCCTCTGACAGGCGCACTGGCAAGCCCATAGCAGTGAAGCTGCTAAAGATAAAGCCAGAGGTGCTGCCAGAGGAGCGCATCTCGGGCCAGGTGGGGCCAGACCTGCACGCCTATCCCTTTACTGTGCTGCATGGTTATATTCATCCA GTTGTCTCAGCCATCCCGGTGCACTTGGATGGAAAGTCTGCTCCTGTCCAGGTGCCCACTGGCAGTGTTTGTTATGAAAGAAATGGG gaAGTGTTCTACCTTACCTACACTCCTGATGATGTGGAGGGTAATATCCACCTGGACACCGGTGACAAAGTCAGCTTTTACATGGAGACCAACAAGCA TACTGGTGCAGTCAGTGCTCGTAATATTCAGCTtgtgaagaaaaagcaaatgaggTGCCAGGGTGTGGTGTGTGCTACAAAG GAGGCCTTTGGATTCATTGAGAGGGCTGATGTGGTGAAGGAGATCTTCTTTCACTACAGCGAGTTCAAGGGTGACCTGGAGGCTCTGCAGGCTGGAGATGACGTTGAGTTCACCATCAAAGACAGAAAT GGTAAAGAAGTAGCCACAGATGTGAGGCTGCTCCCCCAAGGAACAGTCATCTTTGAGGATATCAGCATTGAGCAGTTTGAAGGCACTGTTGTCAAGGTCATTCCCAAGGTTCCCACCAAAAACCAG AATGACCCTCTACCAGGTCGCATCAGTGCCCGTATTGGTTTCACTGACAAAGAACTGCCGTTTGGTGAGAAGGACACAAAATCCAAGGTTACCCTTTTGGAAGGAGACCACATTCAGTTCAACATCTCCACTGACCGCAGAGACAAGCTGGAGAGGGCGACAAATATCGACATCCTCCCAGACACCTTCAACTTCACCAAGGAGACACGTGAAATG GGGGTGATTGCAGCTATACGTGATGGCTTTGGCTTCATCAAGTGTGTGGATCGGGATGCTAGGATGTTCTTTCACTTCAGTGAAGTACTGGAGGAGAGCCAGCTGCACATCTCGGATGAAGTGGAGTTTACTGTTGTGCCT GATATGCTGTCAGCTCAGAGGAACCATGCAGTGCGCATCAAGAAGCTGCCCAAGGGAACAGTGTCTTTCCATACCCAGTCTGAGCAGCGCTTTATGGGTGTGGTGGAGAAAGAAGTTGTTGCAGTCACCACCAAGAATGCCAGTCCTACCAAGGGCAAGGATAAG GAATCAGAGGAAGGAGTGATTGCATATGAAGATTGTGGAGTGAAGCTTACTGTGCCATACCATGCCAAGGACCTAGAGGGAGGAAGTCACCCACAGGTTGGAGACAAG GTGGAGTTCTCCATCAACGAAGTGAAGCGAACTGGCCAACAGAGCGCAGTCTCCATCAGGGTCCTCAACCGTAATGCCTCCAATGCCAAGAGACTGCATGGATTTGTTGCCACACTGAAGGACAACTTTGGCTTCATTGAGACAGCAAATCATGACCAAGAAATTTTCTTTCACTACAG TGAAATGTGTGGGGACTTGGAGAACTTGGAGCTGGGCGACACAGTGGAGTACACTCTCTCtaagggaaaaggaaacaaagtcAGTGCTGAAAAGGTTACCAAAGTGGCTGCAG tgaatgGCATTGGTGAGGATGTTGGTGTGACAGTGATGATGGGGAAAGTCATCCGTCCTTTACGCAGTGTAGACCCCTCCCAGACAGAATACCAAGGCCTTATTGAACTCACAGATGAAG GTGGAGCTAAAGGCCAGAATTATCCCTTTGGAATCATGGGTATGGCAAACAAGGCAGATTGTCTGCAGAAAGGAGAACTTGTGAAGTTCCAGGTTTGCACAGTAGCCCAGACTGGACAGAAGATGGCCTGTAATGTAGTCCCTCAGCGTAGAGCCATGGTGGAGTGTGTCAAAGACCAG TTTGGCTTCATCACATATGAAGTCGGTGAGAGCAAGAAGCTGTTCTTCCATGTAAAAGAAGTGCAAGATGGCCTGGAGCTCCAAACTGGGGATGAGGTGGAGTTCTCAGTTGTCTTGAATCAACGCACAGGAAAATGTAGTGCCTGCAACGTACGCAGAGTCAG TGAGGGGCCTAAACCAGTGGTGACTCCTCGCCCTGACCGTCTGGTGAACCGACTGAAGAGCATCACTCTTGATGACGCCAGTGCTCCTCGTCTGGTCATTGTAAGACAGCCCCGCGGTCCTGACAATTCAAAG GGCTTCAATGTGGAACGCAAGACTCGTCAGCCTGGTGTCATTGACTGA
- the csde1 gene encoding cold shock domain-containing protein E1 isoform X4: MGSPWKGFVEFTLPASPPTAFVSADLSSTSPVGLSLSPYGRSHIQVLSPVSEMERGSSEPPVARKTGSAPSTSTGPMPIPRSSSVSCHPHPGSKKHKRTPLYQRSMSFDPGMLHNNGHTAYANGTGPGIRETGVVEKLLTSYGFIQCSERQDRLFFHCSQYNGNLQELKIGDDVEFEVSSDRRTGKPIAVKLLKIKPEVLPEERISGQVVSAIPVHLDGKSAPVQVPTGSVCYERNGEVFYLTYTPDDVEGNIHLDTGDKVSFYMETNKHTGAVSARNIQLVKKKQMRCQGVVCATKEAFGFIERADVVKEIFFHYSEFKGDLEALQAGDDVEFTIKDRNGKEVATDVRLLPQGTVIFEDISIEQFEGTVVKVIPKVPTKNQNDPLPGRISARIGFTDKELPFGEKDTKSKVTLLEGDHIQFNISTDRRDKLERATNIDILPDTFNFTKETREMGVIAAIRDGFGFIKCVDRDARMFFHFSEVLEESQLHISDEVEFTVVPVGPVYKLFTKDMLSAQRNHAVRIKKLPKGTVSFHTQSEQRFMGVVEKEVVAVTTKNASPTKGKDKKKEKGKVVEKESEEGVIAYEDCGVKLTVPYHAKDLEGGSHPQVGDKVEFSINEVKRTGQQSAVSIRVLNRNASNAKRLHGFVATLKDNFGFIETANHDQEIFFHYSEMCGDLENLELGDTVEYTLSKGKGNKVSAEKVTKVAAVNGIGEDVGVTVMMGKVIRPLRSVDPSQTEYQGLIELTDEGGAKGQNYPFGIMGMANKADCLQKGELVKFQVCTVAQTGQKMACNVVPQRRAMVECVKDQFGFITYEVGESKKLFFHVKEVQDGLELQTGDEVEFSVVLNQRTGKCSACNVRRVSEGPKPVVTPRPDRLVNRLKSITLDDASAPRLVIVRQPRGPDNSKGFNVERKTRQPGVID; this comes from the exons ATGGGCAGCCCCTGGAAAGGCTTTGTTGAGTTTACCTTGCCTGCGTCGCCACCCACCGCGTTCGTTAGCGCTGACCTGAGCAGCACCTCCCCTGTCGGACTCAGCCTGTCGCCATATGGCCGATCC CATATTCAAGTCCTATCCCCAGTGTCAGAAATGGAACGAGGGTCTTCTGAACCTCCTGTGGCTCGCAAAACTGGCTCTGCCCCATCTACCTCTACTGGTCCCATGCCTATCCCCcgctcctcctctgtctcttgcCATCCCCACCCAGGAAGTAAAAAACATAAGCGGACTCCCTTGTATCAGAGATCA ATGAGCTTTGACCCAGGGATGCTCCATAACAATGGGCACACTGCATATGCCAATGGCACAGGACCTGGCATTAGAGAGACTGGTGTGGTGGAGAAGCTCCTGACTTCCTACGGGTTCATCCAGTGCTCTGAACGTCAGGATCGTCTCTTTTTCCACTGCTCTCAGTACAATGGCAACCTGCAGGAGCTTAAAATAGGAG ATGATGTAGAGTTTGAGGTATCCTCTGACAGGCGCACTGGCAAGCCCATAGCAGTGAAGCTGCTAAAGATAAAGCCAGAGGTGCTGCCAGAGGAGCGCATCTCGGGCCAG GTTGTCTCAGCCATCCCGGTGCACTTGGATGGAAAGTCTGCTCCTGTCCAGGTGCCCACTGGCAGTGTTTGTTATGAAAGAAATGGG gaAGTGTTCTACCTTACCTACACTCCTGATGATGTGGAGGGTAATATCCACCTGGACACCGGTGACAAAGTCAGCTTTTACATGGAGACCAACAAGCA TACTGGTGCAGTCAGTGCTCGTAATATTCAGCTtgtgaagaaaaagcaaatgaggTGCCAGGGTGTGGTGTGTGCTACAAAG GAGGCCTTTGGATTCATTGAGAGGGCTGATGTGGTGAAGGAGATCTTCTTTCACTACAGCGAGTTCAAGGGTGACCTGGAGGCTCTGCAGGCTGGAGATGACGTTGAGTTCACCATCAAAGACAGAAAT GGTAAAGAAGTAGCCACAGATGTGAGGCTGCTCCCCCAAGGAACAGTCATCTTTGAGGATATCAGCATTGAGCAGTTTGAAGGCACTGTTGTCAAGGTCATTCCCAAGGTTCCCACCAAAAACCAG AATGACCCTCTACCAGGTCGCATCAGTGCCCGTATTGGTTTCACTGACAAAGAACTGCCGTTTGGTGAGAAGGACACAAAATCCAAGGTTACCCTTTTGGAAGGAGACCACATTCAGTTCAACATCTCCACTGACCGCAGAGACAAGCTGGAGAGGGCGACAAATATCGACATCCTCCCAGACACCTTCAACTTCACCAAGGAGACACGTGAAATG GGGGTGATTGCAGCTATACGTGATGGCTTTGGCTTCATCAAGTGTGTGGATCGGGATGCTAGGATGTTCTTTCACTTCAGTGAAGTACTGGAGGAGAGCCAGCTGCACATCTCGGATGAAGTGGAGTTTACTGTTGTGCCTGTAGGTCCTGTTTATAAGCTTTTCACAAAA GATATGCTGTCAGCTCAGAGGAACCATGCAGTGCGCATCAAGAAGCTGCCCAAGGGAACAGTGTCTTTCCATACCCAGTCTGAGCAGCGCTTTATGGGTGTGGTGGAGAAAGAAGTTGTTGCAGTCACCACCAAGAATGCCAGTCCTACCAAGGGCAAGGATAAG aaaaaagaaaag GGTAAAGTTGTAGAAAAG GAATCAGAGGAAGGAGTGATTGCATATGAAGATTGTGGAGTGAAGCTTACTGTGCCATACCATGCCAAGGACCTAGAGGGAGGAAGTCACCCACAGGTTGGAGACAAG GTGGAGTTCTCCATCAACGAAGTGAAGCGAACTGGCCAACAGAGCGCAGTCTCCATCAGGGTCCTCAACCGTAATGCCTCCAATGCCAAGAGACTGCATGGATTTGTTGCCACACTGAAGGACAACTTTGGCTTCATTGAGACAGCAAATCATGACCAAGAAATTTTCTTTCACTACAG TGAAATGTGTGGGGACTTGGAGAACTTGGAGCTGGGCGACACAGTGGAGTACACTCTCTCtaagggaaaaggaaacaaagtcAGTGCTGAAAAGGTTACCAAAGTGGCTGCAG tgaatgGCATTGGTGAGGATGTTGGTGTGACAGTGATGATGGGGAAAGTCATCCGTCCTTTACGCAGTGTAGACCCCTCCCAGACAGAATACCAAGGCCTTATTGAACTCACAGATGAAG GTGGAGCTAAAGGCCAGAATTATCCCTTTGGAATCATGGGTATGGCAAACAAGGCAGATTGTCTGCAGAAAGGAGAACTTGTGAAGTTCCAGGTTTGCACAGTAGCCCAGACTGGACAGAAGATGGCCTGTAATGTAGTCCCTCAGCGTAGAGCCATGGTGGAGTGTGTCAAAGACCAG TTTGGCTTCATCACATATGAAGTCGGTGAGAGCAAGAAGCTGTTCTTCCATGTAAAAGAAGTGCAAGATGGCCTGGAGCTCCAAACTGGGGATGAGGTGGAGTTCTCAGTTGTCTTGAATCAACGCACAGGAAAATGTAGTGCCTGCAACGTACGCAGAGTCAG TGAGGGGCCTAAACCAGTGGTGACTCCTCGCCCTGACCGTCTGGTGAACCGACTGAAGAGCATCACTCTTGATGACGCCAGTGCTCCTCGTCTGGTCATTGTAAGACAGCCCCGCGGTCCTGACAATTCAAAG GGCTTCAATGTGGAACGCAAGACTCGTCAGCCTGGTGTCATTGACTGA
- the csde1 gene encoding cold shock domain-containing protein E1 isoform X6 — protein sequence MGSPWKGFVEFTLPASPPTAFVSADLSSTSPVGLSLSPYGRSHIQVLSPVSEMERGSSEPPVARKTGSAPSTSTGPMPIPRSSSVSCHPHPGSKKHKRTPLYQRSMSFDPGMLHNNGHTAYANGTGPGIRETGVVEKLLTSYGFIQCSERQDRLFFHCSQYNGNLQELKIGDDVEFEVSSDRRTGKPIAVKLLKIKPEVLPEERISGQVVSAIPVHLDGKSAPVQVPTGSVCYERNGEVFYLTYTPDDVEGNIHLDTGDKVSFYMETNKHTGAVSARNIQLVKKKQMRCQGVVCATKEAFGFIERADVVKEIFFHYSEFKGDLEALQAGDDVEFTIKDRNGKEVATDVRLLPQGTVIFEDISIEQFEGTVVKVIPKVPTKNQNDPLPGRISARIGFTDKELPFGEKDTKSKVTLLEGDHIQFNISTDRRDKLERATNIDILPDTFNFTKETREMGVIAAIRDGFGFIKCVDRDARMFFHFSEVLEESQLHISDEVEFTVVPDMLSAQRNHAVRIKKLPKGTVSFHTQSEQRFMGVVEKEVVAVTTKNASPTKGKDKESEEGVIAYEDCGVKLTVPYHAKDLEGGSHPQVGDKVEFSINEVKRTGQQSAVSIRVLNRNASNAKRLHGFVATLKDNFGFIETANHDQEIFFHYSEMCGDLENLELGDTVEYTLSKGKGNKVSAEKVTKVAAVNGIGEDVGVTVMMGKVIRPLRSVDPSQTEYQGLIELTDEGGAKGQNYPFGIMGMANKADCLQKGELVKFQVCTVAQTGQKMACNVVPQRRAMVECVKDQFGFITYEVGESKKLFFHVKEVQDGLELQTGDEVEFSVVLNQRTGKCSACNVRRVSEGPKPVVTPRPDRLVNRLKSITLDDASAPRLVIVRQPRGPDNSKGFNVERKTRQPGVID from the exons ATGGGCAGCCCCTGGAAAGGCTTTGTTGAGTTTACCTTGCCTGCGTCGCCACCCACCGCGTTCGTTAGCGCTGACCTGAGCAGCACCTCCCCTGTCGGACTCAGCCTGTCGCCATATGGCCGATCC CATATTCAAGTCCTATCCCCAGTGTCAGAAATGGAACGAGGGTCTTCTGAACCTCCTGTGGCTCGCAAAACTGGCTCTGCCCCATCTACCTCTACTGGTCCCATGCCTATCCCCcgctcctcctctgtctcttgcCATCCCCACCCAGGAAGTAAAAAACATAAGCGGACTCCCTTGTATCAGAGATCA ATGAGCTTTGACCCAGGGATGCTCCATAACAATGGGCACACTGCATATGCCAATGGCACAGGACCTGGCATTAGAGAGACTGGTGTGGTGGAGAAGCTCCTGACTTCCTACGGGTTCATCCAGTGCTCTGAACGTCAGGATCGTCTCTTTTTCCACTGCTCTCAGTACAATGGCAACCTGCAGGAGCTTAAAATAGGAG ATGATGTAGAGTTTGAGGTATCCTCTGACAGGCGCACTGGCAAGCCCATAGCAGTGAAGCTGCTAAAGATAAAGCCAGAGGTGCTGCCAGAGGAGCGCATCTCGGGCCAG GTTGTCTCAGCCATCCCGGTGCACTTGGATGGAAAGTCTGCTCCTGTCCAGGTGCCCACTGGCAGTGTTTGTTATGAAAGAAATGGG gaAGTGTTCTACCTTACCTACACTCCTGATGATGTGGAGGGTAATATCCACCTGGACACCGGTGACAAAGTCAGCTTTTACATGGAGACCAACAAGCA TACTGGTGCAGTCAGTGCTCGTAATATTCAGCTtgtgaagaaaaagcaaatgaggTGCCAGGGTGTGGTGTGTGCTACAAAG GAGGCCTTTGGATTCATTGAGAGGGCTGATGTGGTGAAGGAGATCTTCTTTCACTACAGCGAGTTCAAGGGTGACCTGGAGGCTCTGCAGGCTGGAGATGACGTTGAGTTCACCATCAAAGACAGAAAT GGTAAAGAAGTAGCCACAGATGTGAGGCTGCTCCCCCAAGGAACAGTCATCTTTGAGGATATCAGCATTGAGCAGTTTGAAGGCACTGTTGTCAAGGTCATTCCCAAGGTTCCCACCAAAAACCAG AATGACCCTCTACCAGGTCGCATCAGTGCCCGTATTGGTTTCACTGACAAAGAACTGCCGTTTGGTGAGAAGGACACAAAATCCAAGGTTACCCTTTTGGAAGGAGACCACATTCAGTTCAACATCTCCACTGACCGCAGAGACAAGCTGGAGAGGGCGACAAATATCGACATCCTCCCAGACACCTTCAACTTCACCAAGGAGACACGTGAAATG GGGGTGATTGCAGCTATACGTGATGGCTTTGGCTTCATCAAGTGTGTGGATCGGGATGCTAGGATGTTCTTTCACTTCAGTGAAGTACTGGAGGAGAGCCAGCTGCACATCTCGGATGAAGTGGAGTTTACTGTTGTGCCT GATATGCTGTCAGCTCAGAGGAACCATGCAGTGCGCATCAAGAAGCTGCCCAAGGGAACAGTGTCTTTCCATACCCAGTCTGAGCAGCGCTTTATGGGTGTGGTGGAGAAAGAAGTTGTTGCAGTCACCACCAAGAATGCCAGTCCTACCAAGGGCAAGGATAAG GAATCAGAGGAAGGAGTGATTGCATATGAAGATTGTGGAGTGAAGCTTACTGTGCCATACCATGCCAAGGACCTAGAGGGAGGAAGTCACCCACAGGTTGGAGACAAG GTGGAGTTCTCCATCAACGAAGTGAAGCGAACTGGCCAACAGAGCGCAGTCTCCATCAGGGTCCTCAACCGTAATGCCTCCAATGCCAAGAGACTGCATGGATTTGTTGCCACACTGAAGGACAACTTTGGCTTCATTGAGACAGCAAATCATGACCAAGAAATTTTCTTTCACTACAG TGAAATGTGTGGGGACTTGGAGAACTTGGAGCTGGGCGACACAGTGGAGTACACTCTCTCtaagggaaaaggaaacaaagtcAGTGCTGAAAAGGTTACCAAAGTGGCTGCAG tgaatgGCATTGGTGAGGATGTTGGTGTGACAGTGATGATGGGGAAAGTCATCCGTCCTTTACGCAGTGTAGACCCCTCCCAGACAGAATACCAAGGCCTTATTGAACTCACAGATGAAG GTGGAGCTAAAGGCCAGAATTATCCCTTTGGAATCATGGGTATGGCAAACAAGGCAGATTGTCTGCAGAAAGGAGAACTTGTGAAGTTCCAGGTTTGCACAGTAGCCCAGACTGGACAGAAGATGGCCTGTAATGTAGTCCCTCAGCGTAGAGCCATGGTGGAGTGTGTCAAAGACCAG TTTGGCTTCATCACATATGAAGTCGGTGAGAGCAAGAAGCTGTTCTTCCATGTAAAAGAAGTGCAAGATGGCCTGGAGCTCCAAACTGGGGATGAGGTGGAGTTCTCAGTTGTCTTGAATCAACGCACAGGAAAATGTAGTGCCTGCAACGTACGCAGAGTCAG TGAGGGGCCTAAACCAGTGGTGACTCCTCGCCCTGACCGTCTGGTGAACCGACTGAAGAGCATCACTCTTGATGACGCCAGTGCTCCTCGTCTGGTCATTGTAAGACAGCCCCGCGGTCCTGACAATTCAAAG GGCTTCAATGTGGAACGCAAGACTCGTCAGCCTGGTGTCATTGACTGA
- the csde1 gene encoding cold shock domain-containing protein E1 isoform X8, which produces MGSPWKGFVEFTLPASPPTAFVSADLSSTSPVGLSLSPYGRSMSFDPGMLHNNGHTAYANGTGPGIRETGVVEKLLTSYGFIQCSERQDRLFFHCSQYNGNLQELKIGDDVEFEVSSDRRTGKPIAVKLLKIKPEVLPEERISGQVGPDLHAYPFTVLHGYIHPVVSAIPVHLDGKSAPVQVPTGSVCYERNGEVFYLTYTPDDVEGNIHLDTGDKVSFYMETNKHTGAVSARNIQLVKKKQMRCQGVVCATKEAFGFIERADVVKEIFFHYSEFKGDLEALQAGDDVEFTIKDRNGKEVATDVRLLPQGTVIFEDISIEQFEGTVVKVIPKVPTKNQNDPLPGRISARIGFTDKELPFGEKDTKSKVTLLEGDHIQFNISTDRRDKLERATNIDILPDTFNFTKETREMGVIAAIRDGFGFIKCVDRDARMFFHFSEVLEESQLHISDEVEFTVVPVGPVYKLFTKDMLSAQRNHAVRIKKLPKGTVSFHTQSEQRFMGVVEKEVVAVTTKNASPTKGKDKKKEKGKVVEKESEEGVIAYEDCGVKLTVPYHAKDLEGGSHPQVGDKVEFSINEVKRTGQQSAVSIRVLNRNASNAKRLHGFVATLKDNFGFIETANHDQEIFFHYSEMCGDLENLELGDTVEYTLSKGKGNKVSAEKVTKVAAVNGIGEDVGVTVMMGKVIRPLRSVDPSQTEYQGLIELTDEGGAKGQNYPFGIMGMANKADCLQKGELVKFQVCTVAQTGQKMACNVVPQRRAMVECVKDQFGFITYEVGESKKLFFHVKEVQDGLELQTGDEVEFSVVLNQRTGKCSACNVRRVSEGPKPVVTPRPDRLVNRLKSITLDDASAPRLVIVRQPRGPDNSKGFNVERKTRQPGVID; this is translated from the exons ATGGGCAGCCCCTGGAAAGGCTTTGTTGAGTTTACCTTGCCTGCGTCGCCACCCACCGCGTTCGTTAGCGCTGACCTGAGCAGCACCTCCCCTGTCGGACTCAGCCTGTCGCCATATGGCCGATCC ATGAGCTTTGACCCAGGGATGCTCCATAACAATGGGCACACTGCATATGCCAATGGCACAGGACCTGGCATTAGAGAGACTGGTGTGGTGGAGAAGCTCCTGACTTCCTACGGGTTCATCCAGTGCTCTGAACGTCAGGATCGTCTCTTTTTCCACTGCTCTCAGTACAATGGCAACCTGCAGGAGCTTAAAATAGGAG ATGATGTAGAGTTTGAGGTATCCTCTGACAGGCGCACTGGCAAGCCCATAGCAGTGAAGCTGCTAAAGATAAAGCCAGAGGTGCTGCCAGAGGAGCGCATCTCGGGCCAGGTGGGGCCAGACCTGCACGCCTATCCCTTTACTGTGCTGCATGGTTATATTCATCCA GTTGTCTCAGCCATCCCGGTGCACTTGGATGGAAAGTCTGCTCCTGTCCAGGTGCCCACTGGCAGTGTTTGTTATGAAAGAAATGGG gaAGTGTTCTACCTTACCTACACTCCTGATGATGTGGAGGGTAATATCCACCTGGACACCGGTGACAAAGTCAGCTTTTACATGGAGACCAACAAGCA TACTGGTGCAGTCAGTGCTCGTAATATTCAGCTtgtgaagaaaaagcaaatgaggTGCCAGGGTGTGGTGTGTGCTACAAAG GAGGCCTTTGGATTCATTGAGAGGGCTGATGTGGTGAAGGAGATCTTCTTTCACTACAGCGAGTTCAAGGGTGACCTGGAGGCTCTGCAGGCTGGAGATGACGTTGAGTTCACCATCAAAGACAGAAAT GGTAAAGAAGTAGCCACAGATGTGAGGCTGCTCCCCCAAGGAACAGTCATCTTTGAGGATATCAGCATTGAGCAGTTTGAAGGCACTGTTGTCAAGGTCATTCCCAAGGTTCCCACCAAAAACCAG AATGACCCTCTACCAGGTCGCATCAGTGCCCGTATTGGTTTCACTGACAAAGAACTGCCGTTTGGTGAGAAGGACACAAAATCCAAGGTTACCCTTTTGGAAGGAGACCACATTCAGTTCAACATCTCCACTGACCGCAGAGACAAGCTGGAGAGGGCGACAAATATCGACATCCTCCCAGACACCTTCAACTTCACCAAGGAGACACGTGAAATG GGGGTGATTGCAGCTATACGTGATGGCTTTGGCTTCATCAAGTGTGTGGATCGGGATGCTAGGATGTTCTTTCACTTCAGTGAAGTACTGGAGGAGAGCCAGCTGCACATCTCGGATGAAGTGGAGTTTACTGTTGTGCCTGTAGGTCCTGTTTATAAGCTTTTCACAAAA GATATGCTGTCAGCTCAGAGGAACCATGCAGTGCGCATCAAGAAGCTGCCCAAGGGAACAGTGTCTTTCCATACCCAGTCTGAGCAGCGCTTTATGGGTGTGGTGGAGAAAGAAGTTGTTGCAGTCACCACCAAGAATGCCAGTCCTACCAAGGGCAAGGATAAG aaaaaagaaaag GGTAAAGTTGTAGAAAAG GAATCAGAGGAAGGAGTGATTGCATATGAAGATTGTGGAGTGAAGCTTACTGTGCCATACCATGCCAAGGACCTAGAGGGAGGAAGTCACCCACAGGTTGGAGACAAG GTGGAGTTCTCCATCAACGAAGTGAAGCGAACTGGCCAACAGAGCGCAGTCTCCATCAGGGTCCTCAACCGTAATGCCTCCAATGCCAAGAGACTGCATGGATTTGTTGCCACACTGAAGGACAACTTTGGCTTCATTGAGACAGCAAATCATGACCAAGAAATTTTCTTTCACTACAG TGAAATGTGTGGGGACTTGGAGAACTTGGAGCTGGGCGACACAGTGGAGTACACTCTCTCtaagggaaaaggaaacaaagtcAGTGCTGAAAAGGTTACCAAAGTGGCTGCAG tgaatgGCATTGGTGAGGATGTTGGTGTGACAGTGATGATGGGGAAAGTCATCCGTCCTTTACGCAGTGTAGACCCCTCCCAGACAGAATACCAAGGCCTTATTGAACTCACAGATGAAG GTGGAGCTAAAGGCCAGAATTATCCCTTTGGAATCATGGGTATGGCAAACAAGGCAGATTGTCTGCAGAAAGGAGAACTTGTGAAGTTCCAGGTTTGCACAGTAGCCCAGACTGGACAGAAGATGGCCTGTAATGTAGTCCCTCAGCGTAGAGCCATGGTGGAGTGTGTCAAAGACCAG TTTGGCTTCATCACATATGAAGTCGGTGAGAGCAAGAAGCTGTTCTTCCATGTAAAAGAAGTGCAAGATGGCCTGGAGCTCCAAACTGGGGATGAGGTGGAGTTCTCAGTTGTCTTGAATCAACGCACAGGAAAATGTAGTGCCTGCAACGTACGCAGAGTCAG TGAGGGGCCTAAACCAGTGGTGACTCCTCGCCCTGACCGTCTGGTGAACCGACTGAAGAGCATCACTCTTGATGACGCCAGTGCTCCTCGTCTGGTCATTGTAAGACAGCCCCGCGGTCCTGACAATTCAAAG GGCTTCAATGTGGAACGCAAGACTCGTCAGCCTGGTGTCATTGACTGA